One Saimiri boliviensis isolate mSaiBol1 chromosome 17, mSaiBol1.pri, whole genome shotgun sequence genomic window carries:
- the SPHK1 gene encoding sphingosine kinase 1 isoform X2, whose product MSTQVLGFLRSWAPLPLAAVPRDPAAAGNDAGAPTALAPGGEGEPYSRPCDARLGSTDKELKAGATATGSTRTAPGTPWQQEPRVMDPAGGPRGLLPRPCRVLVLLNPRGGKGKALQLFRSHVQPLLAEAEVSFTLMLTERRNHARELVRSEELGRWDALVVMSGDGLMHEVVNGLMERPDWEAAIRKPLCSLPAGSGNALAASLNHYAGYEQVTNEDLLTNCTLLLCGRLLSPMNLLSLHTASGLRLFSVLSLAWGFIADVDLESEKYRRLGEMRFTLGTFLRLAALRTYHGRLSYLPVGRADAKTPASPVVVHQGPVDAHLVPLEEPVPSHWTVVPDQDFVLVLALLHSHLGSEMFAAPMGRCAAGVMHLFYVRAGVSRAMLLRLFLAMEKGRHMEYECPYLVYVPVVAFRLEPKDGRGVFAVDGELMVSEAVQGQVHPNYFWMVSGCVEPPPSQKPQQTPPPEEPL is encoded by the exons ATGTCCACCCAAGTTCTGGGATTTTTACGCAGCTGGGCTCCCCTCCCCCTGGCAGCAGTCCCGAGGG ATCCAGCCGCCGCAGGGAATGACGCCGGTGCTCCCACAGCCCTGGCTCCAGGCGGGGAGGGCGAGCCCTACAGCCGGCCCTGCGACGCCCGCCTGGGCAGCACCGATAAGGAGCTGAAGGCAGGAGCCACCGCCACGGGCAGCACCCGGACAGCGCCGGGGACCCCCTGGCAGCAGGAGCCGCGGGTTATGGATCCAG CGGGCGGCCCCCGGGGCCTGCTCCCGCGGCCGTGCCGCGTGCTGGTGCTGCTGAACCCGCGCGGGGGCAAGGGCAAGGCCCTGCAGCTCTTCCGGAGTCACGTGCAGCCCCTTCTGGCTGAGGCTGAAGTCTCCTTCACGCTGATGCTCACTG AGCGGCGGAACCATGCGCGGGAGCTGGTGCGGTCGGAGGAGCTGGGCCGCTGGGACGCTCTGGTGGTCATGTCTGGAGACGGGCTGATGCACGAG GTGGTGAACGGGCTCATGGAGCGGCCTGACTGGGAGGCCGCCATTCGGAAGCCCCTGTGCAGCCTCCCGGCAGGCTCTGGCAACGCGCTGGCAGCTTCCTTGAACCATTATGCTGG CTATGAGCAGGTTACTAATGAAGACCTCCTGACCAACTGCACGCTGCTGCTGTGCGGCCGGCTACTGTCGCCCATGAACCTGCTGTCACTGCACACGGCTTCAGGGCTGCGCCTCTTCTCTGTGCTCAGCCTGGCCTGGGGCTTCATTGCTGACGTGGACCTAGAGAGTGAGAAGTATCGGCGCTTGGGGGAGATGCGCTTCACTCTGGGCACCTTCCTGCGCCTGGCAGCCCTTCGAACCTACCACGGCCGACTGTCCTACCTCCCTGTAGGAAGAGCTGACGCCAAGACACCCGCCTCCCCCGTTGTGGTCCACCAGGGCCCGGTAGATGCACACCTTGTGCCACTGGAGGAGCCAGTGCCCTCTCACTGGACAGTGGTGCCCGACCAGGACTTTGTGCTGGTGCTGGCACTGCTGCACTCGCACCTGGGCAGCGAGATGTTTGCGGCACCCATGGGCCGCTGTGCCGCTGGCGTCATGCATCTGTTCTACGTGCGGGCAGGCGTGTCTCGGGCTATGCTGCTGCGCCTCTTCCTGGCCATGGAGAAGGGCAGGCATATGGAGTATGAATGCCCCTACTTGGTATATGTGCCTGTGGTCGCCTTCCGCCTGGAGCCCAAGGATGGGAGGGGTGTGTTTGCAGTGGACGGGGAACTGATGGTCAGCGAGGCTGTGCAGGGCCAGGTGCACCCAAACTACTTCTGGATGGTCAGTGGTTGTGTGGAGCCCCCGCCCAGCCAGAAGCCCCAGCAGACACCACCTCCAGAAGAGCCCTTATGA
- the SPHK1 gene encoding sphingosine kinase 1 isoform X1, producing the protein MSTQVLGFLRSWAPLPLAAVPRGEELVRRREPRGSDSSVGPEPQAPGRKGAEQAPFASGVGGPIHMTGAPSEAPDLSSLISREPRSPPHGLRAMWDRVAPRPWSRDLAGRSPPLGASARDSASAVFSSPSDPAAAGNDAGAPTALAPGGEGEPYSRPCDARLGSTDKELKAGATATGSTRTAPGTPWQQEPRVMDPAGGPRGLLPRPCRVLVLLNPRGGKGKALQLFRSHVQPLLAEAEVSFTLMLTERRNHARELVRSEELGRWDALVVMSGDGLMHEVVNGLMERPDWEAAIRKPLCSLPAGSGNALAASLNHYAGYEQVTNEDLLTNCTLLLCGRLLSPMNLLSLHTASGLRLFSVLSLAWGFIADVDLESEKYRRLGEMRFTLGTFLRLAALRTYHGRLSYLPVGRADAKTPASPVVVHQGPVDAHLVPLEEPVPSHWTVVPDQDFVLVLALLHSHLGSEMFAAPMGRCAAGVMHLFYVRAGVSRAMLLRLFLAMEKGRHMEYECPYLVYVPVVAFRLEPKDGRGVFAVDGELMVSEAVQGQVHPNYFWMVSGCVEPPPSQKPQQTPPPEEPL; encoded by the exons ATGTCCACCCAAGTTCTGGGATTTTTACGCAGCTGGGCTCCCCTCCCCCTGGCAGCAGTCCCGAGGGGTGAGGAGCTAGTCCGTCGGAGAGAGCCGCGGGGCTCTGACTCATCCGTCGGGCCGGAACCCCAAGCCCCAGGAAGGAAAGGCGCGGAGCAGGCACCCTTCGCCTCGGGGGTTGGGGGGCCTATTCACATGACGGGGGCGCCCTCGGAGGCACCAGACCTCAGCTCTCTGATCTCCCGGGAACCTAGGTCACCGCCCCACGGGCTTCGGGCGATGTGGGATCGCGTGGCTCCCCGCCCTTGGTCCCGGGATTTAGCCGGGCGCTCCCCACCTCTGGGAGCCTCGGCCCGGGACTCCGCCAGCGCCGTCTTCTCCTCTCCCTCAGATCCAGCCGCCGCAGGGAATGACGCCGGTGCTCCCACAGCCCTGGCTCCAGGCGGGGAGGGCGAGCCCTACAGCCGGCCCTGCGACGCCCGCCTGGGCAGCACCGATAAGGAGCTGAAGGCAGGAGCCACCGCCACGGGCAGCACCCGGACAGCGCCGGGGACCCCCTGGCAGCAGGAGCCGCGGGTTATGGATCCAG CGGGCGGCCCCCGGGGCCTGCTCCCGCGGCCGTGCCGCGTGCTGGTGCTGCTGAACCCGCGCGGGGGCAAGGGCAAGGCCCTGCAGCTCTTCCGGAGTCACGTGCAGCCCCTTCTGGCTGAGGCTGAAGTCTCCTTCACGCTGATGCTCACTG AGCGGCGGAACCATGCGCGGGAGCTGGTGCGGTCGGAGGAGCTGGGCCGCTGGGACGCTCTGGTGGTCATGTCTGGAGACGGGCTGATGCACGAG GTGGTGAACGGGCTCATGGAGCGGCCTGACTGGGAGGCCGCCATTCGGAAGCCCCTGTGCAGCCTCCCGGCAGGCTCTGGCAACGCGCTGGCAGCTTCCTTGAACCATTATGCTGG CTATGAGCAGGTTACTAATGAAGACCTCCTGACCAACTGCACGCTGCTGCTGTGCGGCCGGCTACTGTCGCCCATGAACCTGCTGTCACTGCACACGGCTTCAGGGCTGCGCCTCTTCTCTGTGCTCAGCCTGGCCTGGGGCTTCATTGCTGACGTGGACCTAGAGAGTGAGAAGTATCGGCGCTTGGGGGAGATGCGCTTCACTCTGGGCACCTTCCTGCGCCTGGCAGCCCTTCGAACCTACCACGGCCGACTGTCCTACCTCCCTGTAGGAAGAGCTGACGCCAAGACACCCGCCTCCCCCGTTGTGGTCCACCAGGGCCCGGTAGATGCACACCTTGTGCCACTGGAGGAGCCAGTGCCCTCTCACTGGACAGTGGTGCCCGACCAGGACTTTGTGCTGGTGCTGGCACTGCTGCACTCGCACCTGGGCAGCGAGATGTTTGCGGCACCCATGGGCCGCTGTGCCGCTGGCGTCATGCATCTGTTCTACGTGCGGGCAGGCGTGTCTCGGGCTATGCTGCTGCGCCTCTTCCTGGCCATGGAGAAGGGCAGGCATATGGAGTATGAATGCCCCTACTTGGTATATGTGCCTGTGGTCGCCTTCCGCCTGGAGCCCAAGGATGGGAGGGGTGTGTTTGCAGTGGACGGGGAACTGATGGTCAGCGAGGCTGTGCAGGGCCAGGTGCACCCAAACTACTTCTGGATGGTCAGTGGTTGTGTGGAGCCCCCGCCCAGCCAGAAGCCCCAGCAGACACCACCTCCAGAAGAGCCCTTATGA
- the SPHK1 gene encoding sphingosine kinase 1 isoform X3: protein MDPAGGPRGLLPRPCRVLVLLNPRGGKGKALQLFRSHVQPLLAEAEVSFTLMLTERRNHARELVRSEELGRWDALVVMSGDGLMHEVVNGLMERPDWEAAIRKPLCSLPAGSGNALAASLNHYAGYEQVTNEDLLTNCTLLLCGRLLSPMNLLSLHTASGLRLFSVLSLAWGFIADVDLESEKYRRLGEMRFTLGTFLRLAALRTYHGRLSYLPVGRADAKTPASPVVVHQGPVDAHLVPLEEPVPSHWTVVPDQDFVLVLALLHSHLGSEMFAAPMGRCAAGVMHLFYVRAGVSRAMLLRLFLAMEKGRHMEYECPYLVYVPVVAFRLEPKDGRGVFAVDGELMVSEAVQGQVHPNYFWMVSGCVEPPPSQKPQQTPPPEEPL, encoded by the exons ATGGATCCAG CGGGCGGCCCCCGGGGCCTGCTCCCGCGGCCGTGCCGCGTGCTGGTGCTGCTGAACCCGCGCGGGGGCAAGGGCAAGGCCCTGCAGCTCTTCCGGAGTCACGTGCAGCCCCTTCTGGCTGAGGCTGAAGTCTCCTTCACGCTGATGCTCACTG AGCGGCGGAACCATGCGCGGGAGCTGGTGCGGTCGGAGGAGCTGGGCCGCTGGGACGCTCTGGTGGTCATGTCTGGAGACGGGCTGATGCACGAG GTGGTGAACGGGCTCATGGAGCGGCCTGACTGGGAGGCCGCCATTCGGAAGCCCCTGTGCAGCCTCCCGGCAGGCTCTGGCAACGCGCTGGCAGCTTCCTTGAACCATTATGCTGG CTATGAGCAGGTTACTAATGAAGACCTCCTGACCAACTGCACGCTGCTGCTGTGCGGCCGGCTACTGTCGCCCATGAACCTGCTGTCACTGCACACGGCTTCAGGGCTGCGCCTCTTCTCTGTGCTCAGCCTGGCCTGGGGCTTCATTGCTGACGTGGACCTAGAGAGTGAGAAGTATCGGCGCTTGGGGGAGATGCGCTTCACTCTGGGCACCTTCCTGCGCCTGGCAGCCCTTCGAACCTACCACGGCCGACTGTCCTACCTCCCTGTAGGAAGAGCTGACGCCAAGACACCCGCCTCCCCCGTTGTGGTCCACCAGGGCCCGGTAGATGCACACCTTGTGCCACTGGAGGAGCCAGTGCCCTCTCACTGGACAGTGGTGCCCGACCAGGACTTTGTGCTGGTGCTGGCACTGCTGCACTCGCACCTGGGCAGCGAGATGTTTGCGGCACCCATGGGCCGCTGTGCCGCTGGCGTCATGCATCTGTTCTACGTGCGGGCAGGCGTGTCTCGGGCTATGCTGCTGCGCCTCTTCCTGGCCATGGAGAAGGGCAGGCATATGGAGTATGAATGCCCCTACTTGGTATATGTGCCTGTGGTCGCCTTCCGCCTGGAGCCCAAGGATGGGAGGGGTGTGTTTGCAGTGGACGGGGAACTGATGGTCAGCGAGGCTGTGCAGGGCCAGGTGCACCCAAACTACTTCTGGATGGTCAGTGGTTGTGTGGAGCCCCCGCCCAGCCAGAAGCCCCAGCAGACACCACCTCCAGAAGAGCCCTTATGA